A window from Candidatus Latescibacter sp. encodes these proteins:
- a CDS encoding nucleotidyltransferase domain-containing protein, translated as MIDEKTLHEVVERIVAAAKPSRVILFGSYGRGDADQDSDMDIMVIERRVDNRGEEMIRLQEVAGNVGVGVDVLVYSEVEVEKRRDWCTSPVYWALREGRTLYATP; from the coding sequence ATGATAGATGAAAAAACTTTGCATGAAGTCGTAGAACGCATTGTCGCGGCGGCGAAACCCAGCCGCGTGATACTGTTCGGCTCTTACGGGCGCGGTGACGCCGACCAAGATTCCGACATGGATATTATGGTTATCGAACGTCGCGTGGATAACCGGGGCGAGGAAATGATCCGCCTGCAAGAAGTGGCCGGTAACGTTGGCGTTGGGGTGGATGTACTGGTATATTCGGAAGTAGAGGTGGAGAAGCGTCGAGACTGGTGTACAAGCCCTGTTTATTGGGCGTTACGGGAAGGGAGGACGCTTTATGCCACCCCATAA
- a CDS encoding HEPN domain-containing protein: MPPHKPQQATAEARSLLRTAERDLKTVEVLLQHPDAPISSICFHAQQYLEKVIKAVLVSNAVIFRRTHNLEKLADLLAQKDIEPPLHKDLLKRLNPFAVTTRYEDIEIALIDIQTVAEMIEKTREWIIEQLYE, from the coding sequence ATGCCACCCCATAAACCCCAGCAAGCCACAGCTGAGGCGCGGTCTCTCTTGCGCACCGCCGAGCGGGATTTGAAAACCGTTGAAGTATTGTTACAACACCCTGACGCACCGATTTCCAGTATTTGCTTCCATGCTCAGCAATATCTTGAAAAAGTAATTAAGGCTGTGTTGGTCTCGAATGCCGTAATCTTCCGTCGCACACATAATTTGGAAAAGTTGGCAGATTTGCTCGCACAAAAAGACATCGAGCCGCCGCTTCACAAAGACCTATTGAAGAGACTGAACCCGTTTGCAGTTACTACCCGTTATGAAGATATAGAGATCGCACTGATTGACATCCAAACCGTAGCAGAAATGATTGAGAAAACCCGCGAGTGGATTATAGAGCAACTCTATGAGTAG
- the dnaX gene encoding DNA polymerase III subunit gamma/tau, with translation MSYIVTARKWRPQFFREVVSQKHVTETLQNAIKSGNIGHAYLFSGPRGVGKTTVARIFAKALNCEKGLAEEPCNECPTCLSIQSGASMDILEMDGASNNSVDDARELISNVSYHSLSRYKMYIIDEVHMLSKEAFNALLKTLEEPPPGVMFVFATTEPQKIPATILSRCQRFDFRRLSVQEIAGKLKKIAETDSITADESALMLIARRASGAMRDGESILEQLKASRGASISVADVNEILGLADHEVFFGMIDRCHERDTRGVLELFTVYHEQGGDLKEFVEGLLGHLRDLLYAKFKGGIDQIPLSDDMKGRIRTQSGWFEQGDIIRMITMVTDVESSLGYAAVMPVLRIEVALARMAVMETTVELKRLFELLGGESALTGAPIPLPQPGDTSGTSARAIVASGSAQEAAEKKADADLFEKSEEKPDFPKIAPDIDSISSSWKYITDRVSIQKPAIGPVLALGVPESFEKGKLAVRFNAGQEFQMKTCAEYSADIEEIIGTILGMKVAVHVFVRRSGAAKKKNNEIDDLISREPIIGDILERFEGEISDSWRE, from the coding sequence ATGTCCTATATCGTCACTGCAAGAAAATGGCGGCCGCAGTTTTTCCGCGAAGTTGTTTCCCAGAAACATGTTACCGAAACGTTGCAAAACGCTATAAAGAGCGGCAATATCGGTCATGCATATCTTTTCAGCGGCCCCAGGGGGGTGGGAAAAACGACCGTGGCGCGCATTTTCGCCAAAGCCCTCAACTGTGAAAAAGGACTGGCGGAAGAGCCCTGCAACGAATGTCCCACCTGCCTGAGCATCCAGTCCGGCGCTTCAATGGATATACTGGAAATGGACGGCGCATCCAATAATTCGGTGGATGACGCCCGCGAATTGATTTCCAATGTGAGTTACCACAGCCTAAGCCGTTACAAGATGTACATCATAGATGAAGTGCATATGCTCTCTAAAGAAGCGTTCAATGCTCTTCTGAAAACTCTCGAAGAACCACCTCCCGGTGTAATGTTCGTGTTTGCCACCACCGAGCCGCAAAAGATTCCGGCGACCATTCTGTCGCGGTGCCAGAGGTTTGATTTCCGCCGTCTCTCGGTTCAGGAGATTGCCGGAAAGCTGAAAAAAATTGCCGAAACGGACAGCATCACCGCAGATGAATCCGCCCTTATGCTGATTGCCCGCCGGGCTTCCGGCGCCATGCGCGACGGTGAAAGCATACTGGAACAGCTCAAGGCTTCCCGCGGAGCAAGCATCTCTGTGGCTGATGTGAACGAGATTCTCGGGCTGGCCGACCATGAGGTGTTCTTCGGCATGATCGACCGGTGCCATGAGCGGGATACCCGGGGCGTCCTCGAACTGTTTACCGTATACCATGAACAGGGCGGAGATTTGAAAGAATTTGTCGAAGGACTGCTTGGTCACCTGCGCGATCTCCTTTATGCCAAATTCAAGGGTGGAATAGACCAGATTCCCCTTTCCGATGATATGAAAGGGCGCATCCGGACCCAGTCCGGCTGGTTCGAGCAGGGCGATATAATCCGCATGATTACCATGGTGACCGATGTTGAATCTTCCCTGGGCTATGCAGCGGTCATGCCGGTGCTTCGCATCGAAGTAGCCCTTGCGCGGATGGCTGTGATGGAAACCACAGTGGAGCTTAAACGCCTGTTCGAGCTGCTCGGGGGCGAATCCGCTCTTACGGGAGCGCCGATTCCTCTCCCGCAGCCCGGCGATACTTCCGGAACATCAGCAAGAGCGATTGTTGCTTCCGGCAGTGCTCAAGAGGCCGCGGAAAAGAAGGCAGATGCCGATTTATTCGAGAAATCGGAGGAAAAGCCCGACTTTCCGAAAATAGCCCCGGATATCGACTCCATATCCTCCTCATGGAAATACATTACCGACCGGGTCAGCATCCAGAAACCGGCTATCGGGCCTGTGCTCGCTTTAGGTGTACCTGAGAGTTTTGAAAAAGGGAAACTTGCTGTACGGTTCAATGCCGGTCAGGAATTCCAGATGAAAACCTGTGCGGAATACTCCGCCGATATCGAAGAGATAATAGGCACGATTCTGGGGATGAAAGTTGCTGTGCATGTTTTCGTCCGCCGATCAGGTGCGGCGAAAAAAAAGAATAATGAAATCGACGATCTGATTTCGCGGGAACCGATTATCGGGGACATTCTCGAACGATTCGAAGGGGAAATCAGTGATTCATGGAGGGAATAA
- a CDS encoding YbaB/EbfC family nucleoid-associated protein, whose amino-acid sequence MGKGFGDMVKQAQKLQKQMLELQEELSKKTVEGSAGGGMVKVIANGRQEIVSIKIDPEVVDPQDIELLEDLIVAAIANARENAQVMMEAEMGKIMPGGIGGLGIPGLG is encoded by the coding sequence ATGGGTAAAGGCTTCGGAGATATGGTCAAGCAGGCACAGAAGCTTCAGAAGCAGATGCTTGAGCTGCAGGAAGAATTGAGCAAAAAAACGGTGGAAGGTTCCGCCGGCGGGGGAATGGTCAAGGTGATCGCCAACGGCCGTCAGGAAATTGTCTCGATAAAGATCGATCCCGAAGTGGTCGATCCCCAGGACATCGAGCTTCTTGAAGACCTTATCGTTGCGGCCATCGCCAACGCCCGTGAGAATGCACAGGTAATGATGGAAGCCGAGATGGGGAAAATCATGCCCGGAGGCATCGGGGGCCTGGGAATTCCCGGATTGGGATAA
- the recR gene encoding recombination mediator RecR: MQEKGVFDTLVDKLAELPGIGKKTAQRLAFHIMKMDRESALRLARAVEDVKNKVTYCSICFNLTEIDPCAICTDPKRDRSVICVVENPSDVNALEKAGIFRGVYHVLGGALSPLDNIGPDDIRIRELADRLDETVTEVIMATNPTVEGEATAAFIAGHLAKSGVRVSRIARGLPVGGDLELADKVTLARSLEGRLEIK; this comes from the coding sequence ATGCAGGAAAAAGGGGTATTCGATACACTGGTGGATAAGCTGGCCGAACTGCCGGGCATCGGGAAAAAAACTGCGCAGAGGCTGGCGTTCCATATCATGAAAATGGACCGCGAGTCGGCGCTGCGGCTGGCACGAGCGGTGGAAGATGTAAAGAACAAGGTCACTTACTGCTCGATCTGTTTCAACCTGACCGAGATTGATCCCTGCGCCATCTGTACCGATCCGAAACGTGACCGGTCGGTCATCTGCGTGGTGGAAAATCCTTCGGATGTGAATGCCCTGGAGAAAGCGGGTATTTTCCGAGGAGTATACCACGTGCTCGGTGGGGCGCTTTCACCCCTGGATAATATCGGTCCGGACGATATACGAATCCGTGAACTGGCGGACAGGCTCGACGAAACGGTGACCGAGGTCATCATGGCGACCAATCCGACAGTGGAAGGAGAAGCGACAGCCGCCTTTATTGCAGGTCATCTTGCGAAATCAGGAGTGCGGGTCTCACGGATCGCACGGGGACTGCCGGTCGGCGGAGACCTGGAGCTGGCTGACAAGGTAACTCTGGCCCGCTCTCTGGAGGGACGGCTGGAGATTAAATAG
- the pgsA gene encoding CDP-diacylglycerol--glycerol-3-phosphate 3-phosphatidyltransferase, which produces MRNEILTLANMLTTLRIALVPLYLWLFSHRTWDMAILALFVFIIAAITDLYDGRLARSRKEVTRFGKFMDPLADKFLVIGALAQFAFMELVNFWLVGVIVVRDVWVTVMRIIAIKEGKELKTSENAKLKTTIQLTVIITIIVLSGARIVIRHFGYTGPLTDFNAYKILFNILLSVAVIFTLYSWFRYLFRGHPVKT; this is translated from the coding sequence ATGAGAAATGAAATACTGACTCTGGCCAATATGCTGACCACATTGCGTATAGCGCTTGTGCCTCTTTATCTCTGGCTTTTCTCCCACCGTACCTGGGATATGGCGATCCTGGCGCTCTTTGTGTTTATCATAGCGGCGATAACCGATCTCTACGACGGCCGTCTGGCGCGAAGCCGCAAGGAAGTCACGCGGTTCGGAAAGTTCATGGACCCTCTGGCCGACAAGTTTCTCGTGATTGGGGCGCTTGCCCAGTTCGCGTTCATGGAGCTGGTGAATTTCTGGCTGGTGGGAGTTATTGTGGTCCGTGATGTCTGGGTGACTGTAATGCGTATTATTGCCATCAAAGAAGGTAAAGAGCTGAAAACTTCCGAGAATGCCAAGCTGAAAACCACCATCCAACTGACCGTCATCATCACCATCATCGTATTGAGCGGGGCGCGGATAGTAATCCGGCATTTCGGATACACGGGACCGCTGACTGATTTCAATGCCTATAAGATTTTGTTTAACATTCTTCTTTCTGTAGCCGTTATATTCACACTTTATTCGTGGTTCAGATACTTGTTTCGTGGTCATCCGGTAAAAACATAG
- a CDS encoding phosphatidylglycerophosphatase A: MKIVKKSVTAKEATAGDGFTGFLARGIASGLYVGYLPAAQGTAGSLWGPALCLLLPKNCFPALWFTLPPLFLVGVWSAGRAEKYWGHDPGRVVIDEVVGMMAALAWAPINLYTVGAGFFLFRVFDILKPPPVRWSERLPGGWGVMADDLIAGVYANILVRLFIYFFPGIL; the protein is encoded by the coding sequence ATGAAAATAGTCAAAAAATCGGTTACCGCGAAAGAAGCAACGGCCGGAGACGGGTTTACCGGTTTCCTTGCCCGGGGGATAGCGAGCGGTCTTTATGTAGGCTATCTTCCGGCGGCGCAGGGAACTGCCGGATCCCTCTGGGGGCCGGCGCTGTGCCTGCTTCTTCCGAAAAACTGCTTTCCCGCGCTATGGTTCACCCTGCCGCCTCTTTTTCTTGTCGGGGTCTGGTCGGCGGGACGGGCGGAAAAGTACTGGGGACATGATCCGGGCCGGGTGGTTATTGATGAAGTTGTCGGCATGATGGCGGCTCTGGCCTGGGCGCCGATTAATTTGTATACTGTTGGGGCGGGTTTTTTCCTGTTCAGGGTTTTCGATATCCTGAAACCTCCGCCGGTCCGGTGGTCTGAAAGATTGCCGGGAGGATGGGGAGTGATGGCGGATGATCTGATTGCCGGAGTGTATGCGAATATTCTGGTTCGATTATTTATATATTTTTTCCCGGGGATTCTGTGA
- a CDS encoding competence/damage-inducible protein A: MTPDIEILIVGNEILSGRTIDKNSIYLVNSLAGKGFPVRFISVAGDVMNDLVAALHVAHGRADVVLVTGGLGPTSDDITVEAAAGAFGRKLVFDEGVFRDIEELFRRRRRFMSDSNRKQAYIPEGAAPIRNPVGTAPGIRLESGGKLVYLMPGVPSEMRTMFETAILPEITASFESAYIETAIVQVTGISESELFDKVKHLPGAKDYLAFYPGPEGITVSIRTPVGAPLGALALQAGITEILGDVVFSTAGELLEQVVGKLLVERKLTLGIAESCTGGLIAHRITNIPGSSDYFLCGVVTYSNESKQGVLGINEHLIRSYGAVSAETAGAMAEGIRRMSGADIGISTTGIAGPGGGSMEKPVGLMFAGYSTARGTETQKLQFVEDRVINKSRMSQAVLDILRLHVKRDY, from the coding sequence GTGACGCCGGACATTGAGATACTGATTGTTGGAAACGAGATTCTTTCCGGACGAACGATCGATAAAAACTCGATCTATCTGGTGAACAGCCTGGCCGGGAAAGGATTTCCGGTCCGATTCATCAGTGTGGCCGGGGATGTGATGAATGACCTCGTCGCGGCGCTGCACGTTGCGCACGGACGGGCAGATGTTGTACTGGTGACCGGCGGTCTGGGGCCGACTTCCGATGATATCACTGTTGAGGCGGCTGCCGGGGCATTCGGGAGAAAACTGGTATTCGATGAAGGCGTCTTTAGAGATATCGAGGAATTATTCCGGCGCCGAAGACGGTTTATGAGCGATTCGAACCGTAAACAGGCATATATCCCGGAAGGAGCGGCCCCTATCCGTAACCCGGTGGGCACCGCTCCGGGAATCCGCCTGGAATCGGGGGGAAAGCTGGTCTATCTCATGCCGGGGGTGCCGTCGGAGATGCGGACAATGTTCGAAACCGCGATTCTGCCGGAAATAACCGCCTCCTTTGAATCGGCTTACATCGAAACCGCCATTGTGCAGGTAACAGGCATCAGCGAGTCGGAGCTTTTCGACAAAGTAAAGCACCTGCCCGGCGCAAAGGATTACCTGGCTTTTTACCCCGGCCCGGAGGGAATAACGGTCAGCATTCGCACTCCCGTCGGCGCTCCGCTCGGCGCTCTCGCTCTTCAGGCCGGAATTACGGAGATTCTCGGGGATGTAGTATTTTCGACAGCCGGCGAGCTTCTCGAACAGGTGGTGGGGAAGCTGCTTGTCGAAAGAAAGCTGACCCTGGGAATCGCCGAATCCTGCACCGGAGGGCTGATCGCCCATAGAATCACCAATATTCCCGGGTCTTCGGACTATTTTCTCTGCGGTGTGGTTACCTATTCAAACGAATCGAAACAGGGAGTTTTGGGAATTAATGAACACCTTATTCGCTCCTATGGCGCAGTCTCGGCGGAAACGGCGGGAGCGATGGCGGAAGGAATCCGGAGAATGAGTGGCGCCGATATCGGTATCTCAACCACCGGGATAGCCGGTCCGGGCGGCGGAAGCATGGAAAAACCTGTCGGGTTGATGTTCGCCGGATATTCCACAGCCCGTGGAACGGAGACACAGAAGCTGCAGTTTGTCGAGGATAGGGTCATTAACAAGAGCAGGATGTCGCAGGCTGTTCTGGACATCCTCAGGTTACATGTAAAAAGAGATTATTGA
- the thpR gene encoding RNA 2',3'-cyclic phosphodiesterase, which translates to MRTFIAVEIPKEIRQAVGEYINSIKDCMKDVKWVEPQNLHFTIKFLGELKNSDIRNIKECVENVANEFSPFALGLSDTGFFPSEYKPKVVWIGVDSGKDTLLDLYQDMERCFEQYGFDREAKTFSPHLTIGRVKKFMKVTVPDNLPDFESVMFTVSRLAVMKSTLTPEGPIYEKISESEFKNSQAI; encoded by the coding sequence ATGAGGACATTCATAGCGGTAGAAATACCGAAAGAAATTCGGCAGGCAGTCGGAGAGTATATCAATTCAATTAAAGATTGCATGAAGGACGTCAAATGGGTAGAGCCGCAAAATCTCCATTTCACCATTAAATTTCTCGGGGAATTGAAGAATTCCGATATCAGGAATATCAAAGAATGTGTGGAAAATGTGGCAAACGAATTCAGCCCGTTCGCCCTGGGGCTTTCAGATACCGGATTCTTCCCCTCCGAATATAAGCCGAAAGTGGTCTGGATCGGCGTCGACAGCGGAAAGGATACCCTGCTCGACCTTTACCAGGACATGGAACGTTGTTTCGAACAGTACGGCTTTGACCGTGAGGCCAAAACTTTCTCGCCCCACCTGACCATCGGGCGGGTGAAAAAATTTATGAAGGTGACAGTACCGGACAACCTGCCTGATTTTGAATCGGTCATGTTCACTGTGTCCCGCCTGGCGGTAATGAAAAGTACTCTTACTCCGGAAGGGCCGATCTATGAAAAAATATCTGAATCGGAGTTTAAGAATAGTCAGGCGATTTAA